In Melanotaenia boesemani isolate fMelBoe1 chromosome 7, fMelBoe1.pri, whole genome shotgun sequence, a single window of DNA contains:
- the LOC121642791 gene encoding platelet-derived growth factor receptor beta-like codes for MRKVTASALHLIVTFTALLYFCTEVCCLEIKPVDKEFVLAQGSSLILKCSGSVGVTWDFKRNDVPYFQVEQTQNDPQIYHIDDDGTSSVLSLWNVSWKHSGVYQCVDRLIGDTKEVAVFVPDPEVWFIESSHGMVTKTSEESTIPCVVTNPNISVTLHEKDTDMPIKGLYIPSEGYKGPVEDRTYFCRGELNGEVKDSQAFYVFSIVVPEAIDAYVNASKTVLKQGEPLTVNCTVHGVMLVFFSWDIPNRELNKVEPLRNVLSAMSMRSCLIFPSATVAHSGSYVCHVHEGVQDQNASASVSITVLEQGFVQVKPAQPQNISARLQENVELRVEIEAYPPPQVRWTKDGTTINGDKTITFRQEHEIRYVTILTLVRVRIEQKGLYAALVTNGDDSKQVFFDLEVQVPSQIKDLTDYHLPNAVNKFEA; via the exons CTTTGCTGTATTTCTGCACTGAAGTCTGCTGCCTGGAGATCAAACCTGTTGACAAAGAGTTTGTCCTGGCTCAAGGCTCCTCTCTGATCCTTAAATGCTCCGGCTCTGTGGGTGTGACGTGGGACTTTAAGAGGAACGACGTGCCTTACTTTCAAGTGGAGCAAACCCAAAATGATCCACAAATCTACCACATTGATGATGATGGCACTTCTAGTGTTCTGAGCTTGTGGAACGTAAGCTGGAAGCACAGTGGTGTTTATCAGTGTGTTGATCGTCTCATTGGGGACACCAAGGAGGTGGCAGTGTTTGTCCCAG ATCCTGAAGTGTGGTTCATTGAGAGCTCCCATGGCATGGTGACAAAGACCAGTGAAGAAAGCACCATCCCCTGCGTGGTCACCAACCCAAACATTTCTGTTACCCTGCATGAGAAGGATACTGACATGCCCATCAAAGGGTTGTATATTCCCAGTGAAGGGTACAAAGGACCAGTGGAGGACAGGACATACTTTTGTCGGGGAGAGCTGAACGGAGAGGTGAAAGACTCTCAGGCTTTCTACGTTTTCAGCATTGTTG TCCCAGAAGCTATCGACGCCTACGTCAACGCTTCAAAGACAGTCCTGAAGCAGGGTGAGCCGCTGACTGTAAACTGCACGGTGCACGGAGTGATGCTGGTCTTTTTTTCTTGGGATATTCCCAACAGAGAG cTTAATAAAGTTGAGCCTCTGAGAAACGTCCTGTCTGCCATGAGCATGCGCTCCTGCTTGATCTTTCCTAGTGCCACGGTGGCCCACAGTGGAAGCTATGTCTGCCATGTCCATGAGGGTGTCCAAGACCAGAACGCCTCTGCCAGCGTCAGCATCACTGTGCTCG aACAAGGTTTTGTGCAAGTGAAGCCAGCTCAGCCGCAAAACATTTCAGCCAGGCTACAAGAGAATGTCGAGTTGCGAGTGGAGATTGAGGCCTACCCTCCCCCCCAGGTTCGCTGGACCAAAGATGGCACCACCATAAACGGGGATAAAACCATCACCTTCAGACAAGAGCATGAAATTAG gTATGTCACCATTTTGACGTTGGTGAGGGTGAGGATAGAGCAGAAGGGTCTCTATGCTGCTCTTGTTACCAACGGTGACGACTCAAAGCAAGTGTTCTTTGACCTGGAAGTCCAAG TTCCCTCCCAGATTAAAGACCTGACTGACTACCATCTGCCAAATGCAGTCAATAAATTTGAAGCCTAa